Proteins encoded in a region of the Pleurocapsa minor HA4230-MV1 genome:
- a CDS encoding glycoside hydrolase family 9 protein: protein MIQEKSLGGANLSAAPSIVEDWQGGYKLELELKAESQADDWQVNFNLPYKITAAYGVDLIDNGNGSYTITGQNDQIDLTSGQSIKPIFIIDDGGQQALNPEFSGAAGEDIPEVPTPVTSPTSPNTPVDIPDSPEQSVGQQGKFAYGEALQKSLLFFEANRSGPLPADNRLEWRSDSTTSDGKDVGRDLVGGYFDAGDHIKFIQPMAFSMAMLAWSGVDYRETYQKAGQFDDLLQAVKWGTDYFLKCNETNGSSTTRFWVQVGDANDHNFWVPPEQIDQKTARPSFAVDANKPGSDAAAGTASALASASILFAGVDEAYSAKLLENAVQLFDFAEKYQGKYSDSVSAANPFYTSWSGYKDELVLGAVWLYRATGDKAYLSKAENYYRDGIGHIGSWTYAADDHSYAAMALLALESSDNFFKEEFKTWAQNWLNGSGGVQHTEGGFAVRAEWASAPLDMSAAYLLEWYDDFVEPNQEYSTFAQKQVDYVLGDNPLNYSYVVGFGENYPVRAHHRGSAGTAPLDGSDRPNDNLLVGALVGGPRNTDNSHQDKRDDWVTNEVGTGYNAPFAAAAVQQYEKFGGDPLPDGDLSSIPGVK from the coding sequence ATGATTCAGGAAAAATCTTTAGGTGGGGCGAATCTCAGCGCGGCACCATCGATTGTCGAAGATTGGCAAGGAGGATACAAATTAGAATTAGAACTTAAAGCCGAGTCTCAGGCGGATGACTGGCAAGTAAACTTCAACCTGCCCTATAAAATTACCGCAGCCTATGGTGTAGATTTAATCGACAATGGCAACGGCAGCTACACCATCACGGGACAAAACGACCAGATCGACCTTACTTCAGGACAGTCTATCAAGCCCATTTTCATTATCGATGACGGTGGACAACAAGCCTTGAATCCAGAATTTAGCGGTGCAGCAGGTGAAGACATTCCTGAAGTTCCTACTCCCGTCACCTCTCCTACCAGTCCTAACACTCCTGTGGACATTCCCGATTCTCCCGAACAATCCGTCGGACAACAAGGAAAATTCGCCTATGGCGAAGCCCTACAAAAAAGCTTGCTCTTTTTTGAAGCCAACCGTTCGGGTCCGCTACCTGCCGACAACCGTTTAGAATGGCGTTCTGACTCCACTACTAGCGACGGTAAAGATGTCGGGCGCGACTTGGTAGGAGGCTACTTCGATGCGGGAGATCATATCAAATTCATTCAACCCATGGCATTTAGCATGGCCATGTTGGCGTGGAGCGGGGTAGATTATCGAGAGACTTATCAAAAAGCTGGGCAGTTTGACGATCTCCTCCAGGCGGTCAAATGGGGAACCGACTATTTTCTAAAGTGCAACGAAACTAATGGGTCTAGTACTACTCGGTTTTGGGTTCAGGTTGGTGATGCCAACGATCACAACTTTTGGGTTCCGCCCGAACAAATCGATCAAAAAACTGCTCGACCATCTTTCGCTGTTGATGCCAATAAACCAGGGTCTGATGCTGCTGCTGGAACTGCTTCGGCTTTGGCTTCGGCTTCAATTCTTTTTGCAGGAGTAGATGAGGCCTATTCGGCAAAGCTTTTAGAAAATGCCGTGCAACTTTTCGACTTTGCGGAAAAATATCAAGGCAAATACTCTGATTCGGTCAGCGCAGCAAATCCGTTCTACACGAGCTGGAGTGGCTATAAAGACGAGTTGGTTTTAGGGGCTGTTTGGCTTTATCGGGCGACGGGTGATAAAGCCTACCTATCAAAAGCAGAAAATTATTATCGTGACGGCATTGGACATATTGGTTCGTGGACTTATGCTGCTGACGATCATTCTTATGCGGCCATGGCATTGTTGGCACTTGAAAGCTCTGATAATTTTTTTAAAGAGGAATTTAAAACCTGGGCGCAAAATTGGCTTAATGGTTCTGGAGGAGTACAGCATACTGAAGGAGGATTTGCGGTTCGTGCTGAATGGGCTTCAGCGCCTTTAGATATGTCAGCAGCTTATTTACTGGAGTGGTATGATGATTTTGTCGAACCAAACCAGGAATACTCGACTTTTGCTCAGAAACAGGTTGACTATGTGTTGGGGGATAATCCGCTCAACTATAGTTACGTTGTCGGGTTTGGCGAAAATTATCCTGTGAGGGCACATCACAGGGGATCGGCGGGTACTGCCCCGCTAGATGGTAGCGATCGCCCAAACGACAATCTTTTAGTAGGAGCGCTGGTCGGAGGACCGCGCAATACTGATAATTCGCATCAAGATAAACGCGATGACTGGGTGACTAATGAGGTTGGAACTGGTTATAATGCCCCGTTTGCTGCTGCTGCTGTTCAACAATACGAAAAATTCGGCGGAGATCCATTGCCCGATGGCGATCTAAGTTCAATTCCTGGAGTCAAATAG
- a CDS encoding substrate-binding domain-containing protein — protein MISGLSSYGGDPIFAPLVANGLNKAIETKYPNLQLRYAKPGNGDFSSVKGIEMLLQGELSFAYNARPLTDDEYEVARRRGFELRQTPIAIDGISVFSNLWTPTARLNLQQVKKIFAGEITNWQQINPQYESMPIVPIIVNNENYGTFDFQNFPTAIKLSGYTEVIKKVINTPGAISLASASLVQNQRLIKVYSIADGNSSFINLFNNNKLDSTVIKTGAYPLTRRLFLVFREDNTNDRVTGEAVTNFLTSQPGQKIIEKSNYVPLN, from the coding sequence ATGATTAGTGGTCTATCGAGCTATGGCGGAGATCCTATATTTGCGCCTTTAGTAGCAAATGGTTTAAATAAAGCCATTGAAACTAAATATCCCAACCTACAGCTTAGATACGCCAAACCAGGTAATGGTGACTTTAGTTCTGTTAAAGGAATTGAAATGCTGTTACAAGGAGAGTTAAGTTTTGCCTATAATGCAAGACCTTTAACCGATGACGAGTATGAAGTAGCTCGCCGACGAGGATTTGAACTTAGGCAAACACCAATAGCTATTGATGGAATATCTGTATTTAGCAATTTATGGACTCCTACTGCTCGATTAAATCTTCAACAAGTTAAAAAAATATTTGCAGGAGAGATTACTAATTGGCAGCAAATTAATCCGCAATATGAAAGTATGCCGATAGTGCCAATAATTGTAAACAATGAAAATTACGGCACTTTTGATTTTCAAAACTTTCCTACAGCCATCAAACTATCGGGTTATACTGAAGTTATAAAAAAGGTAATAAATACTCCTGGAGCCATATCTTTGGCTTCAGCATCTTTGGTTCAAAACCAACGCTTAATCAAAGTATATAGTATAGCTGATGGCAATTCCTCTTTTATTAACCTTTTTAATAATAATAAACTTGATAGTACAGTAATTAAAACGGGTGCCTATCCTCTCACTAGACGCTTATTCCTAGTATTTCGCGAGGACAATACTAACGATCGAGTGACGGGAGAAGCAGTAACTAACTTTCTGACTTCGCAGCCAGGTCAGAAAATTATCGAAAAATCTAATTATGTTCCTCTTAATTAA
- a CDS encoding DUF3854 domain-containing protein codes for MLFKTHNQEWLNSAVSQSIIDLNVVSLQDFEPYDRILYGIAQSDRRNDGRIRDRLLKRYQHTEKGGWWVSGIDLFTGEDSSWGQFKPDIPYRYREKIGKGFSCDRYKNKLIKYETPKNVPTELIALKVSFLDSWNIVKNQNEAVKNEWIKRIQENWTFDSEKRGNVRGRSIRTVDSNNRRCLSRSETTTTESRGTDGAYKPTGLSRTRMQFESQPLPNEFGGQRLDSQESTEAKFLRELQEACAGREYRKIDRLLQPIRNKFKYNPEQFRNTDSRGVERLSKIEDRGFWPWFIETPQIPLILTEGSKKAGAIICANYVGIALPGIYNGYRQPKDEWGNKVGTPRLIPQLELLAKGGREIIFCFDNDTKPETVQNVRTAIAKTGTLLQLQGASVSVITWSDLEKGVDDLIAARGIDYFKSLYQARTSLSNFKLKAALDISKYKPLLVNQRYLGDNLVPPEHARLIGLKSPKNTGKTEWLSRIVRRLLLKGKPCLIITHRIQLAKALCARFGVDHIEEVKNSETRGILGYGLCIDSLHPNSQAHFNPEDWSESVVILDEAEQVIWHLLDSSTCQSNRVEIIENFQKLLRTVVSSGGQIYLSDADLSAIALDYVNDSIGFPVSTWVAQNVYRSPIKRKLISYTGNDPRELIATLIKTIEQDRKVFVQTTGQKAKSKWGSTNLELVLKQRFPDRRILRIDRETVSEPGHPAMGCMANLDHILSSYDIVIASPIIETGVSIDIRGHFDSVWAIAQGVQTVDAVCQTIERLREDVPRHIWIKTTAKGNRIGNGSTSVKGLLKSQHKLTQANIMLLQQASVEDFDGLEVNFSPASFWSWGKRACVVNAGKNNYRDSILAKLVSEGYELEKPVELEDLDDTNIIKQKVVQVCQENYRSFCQKVSTAPTLSERELEQLDCQKAKTETERLAERKGNLNKRYGIEVTPELVEKDDSGWYSQLQLHYYLTVGNIYLEGRDRRSLLQMSKQGNGKVFKPDINNRQLSAPIKALKILSIEQFLEPEREFTASSLTDWLEMIIRFRHELKSLLGVSVNPEKDSAIAVAQRILKQLGLKLEFKCWRGDRSSKQRVYGGCNVDPDKRGEVFNNWLARESRHDRDTVLTLS; via the coding sequence GTGCTTTTTAAAACACACAATCAAGAATGGCTTAATTCAGCCGTCAGCCAAAGTATTATCGATCTAAATGTTGTATCCCTGCAAGATTTTGAACCTTATGACCGAATTTTGTACGGAATTGCCCAAAGCGATCGCCGTAATGATGGTAGAATACGCGATAGACTACTAAAAAGATACCAACACACAGAAAAAGGCGGTTGGTGGGTATCTGGAATAGATTTATTCACTGGCGAAGATTCAAGTTGGGGGCAATTTAAGCCAGATATCCCTTATCGCTATCGGGAGAAAATAGGGAAAGGATTTAGCTGCGATCGATACAAAAACAAACTCATCAAGTATGAGACACCAAAGAATGTACCCACTGAGTTAATCGCTCTTAAAGTCAGTTTCCTTGATAGCTGGAATATTGTAAAAAATCAAAATGAGGCAGTAAAAAATGAATGGATTAAGAGAATTCAGGAGAATTGGACATTTGACTCAGAAAAAAGAGGCAATGTTCGAGGTCGATCGATTCGGACAGTTGATTCCAATAACAGAAGATGCTTATCCAGAAGTGAGACGACAACTACAGAAAGTAGAGGAACTGACGGCGCGTACAAGCCCACGGGGCTTTCAAGGACTCGAATGCAATTCGAGTCACAGCCCCTCCCGAATGAATTCGGGGGACAGCGCCTTGACAGCCAAGAATCGACAGAAGCTAAATTCCTTAGAGAACTTCAAGAAGCTTGTGCAGGAAGAGAATATCGCAAAATCGATCGATTACTTCAGCCAATACGGAATAAGTTCAAATATAATCCAGAACAATTTAGAAACACTGATAGCAGAGGAGTTGAGAGACTTAGCAAGATAGAAGATCGAGGTTTCTGGCCTTGGTTCATCGAGACTCCCCAAATTCCTCTTATTCTTACTGAAGGCAGCAAAAAAGCTGGAGCGATAATTTGTGCTAACTATGTAGGAATCGCCTTACCTGGAATTTACAATGGTTATCGTCAACCCAAAGATGAATGGGGGAATAAAGTAGGTACTCCTCGCCTAATTCCCCAACTTGAATTATTGGCTAAGGGTGGAAGAGAAATAATCTTCTGTTTTGATAACGATACTAAACCTGAAACAGTTCAAAATGTTCGTACTGCGATCGCCAAAACAGGAACTCTCCTACAACTCCAGGGAGCTTCTGTCAGCGTCATCACCTGGAGCGATCTAGAAAAAGGAGTAGACGACCTTATTGCAGCAAGAGGAATTGACTATTTTAAATCTCTTTACCAAGCTCGAACTTCCCTATCAAATTTCAAGTTGAAAGCTGCGTTAGATATTTCTAAATACAAGCCATTATTAGTCAATCAAAGATATCTTGGGGATAATTTAGTTCCTCCCGAACATGCTCGACTCATTGGTCTAAAATCGCCAAAAAACACAGGTAAGACTGAATGGCTATCTCGTATTGTGCGACGGCTACTTTTAAAAGGTAAGCCCTGCTTAATTATTACCCACAGAATTCAGCTTGCCAAAGCTTTATGCGCCAGATTTGGCGTCGATCATATTGAAGAAGTCAAAAATAGTGAAACTAGAGGAATACTGGGATACGGGCTTTGTATAGATTCTCTTCACCCTAATTCTCAAGCTCATTTTAATCCTGAAGATTGGTCGGAATCTGTAGTAATTCTAGACGAAGCAGAACAGGTAATTTGGCATCTACTAGACAGTTCTACATGCCAAAGTAATCGTGTAGAAATTATCGAAAATTTTCAAAAACTGCTCAGAACAGTCGTTTCTTCAGGAGGTCAAATTTATTTAAGCGATGCCGATTTATCAGCGATCGCCCTTGACTATGTAAATGATTCCATCGGTTTTCCCGTCAGCACTTGGGTCGCCCAAAACGTTTATCGTTCGCCAATCAAGCGTAAATTAATTTCTTACACGGGAAACGATCCTCGTGAATTAATTGCTACTTTAATTAAAACTATCGAACAAGACCGCAAAGTTTTTGTCCAAACCACTGGTCAAAAAGCTAAAAGTAAGTGGGGTTCTACCAATTTGGAACTCGTACTCAAACAAAGGTTTCCCGACCGTCGAATTCTCAGAATCGATCGAGAAACTGTATCCGAACCAGGGCATCCAGCAATGGGCTGTATGGCAAATTTAGACCATATTCTTAGCAGCTACGATATTGTAATTGCGTCTCCAATAATTGAAACTGGGGTATCTATCGATATCAGAGGTCATTTTGATTCAGTTTGGGCAATCGCTCAGGGAGTTCAAACTGTTGATGCTGTGTGCCAAACTATCGAACGCCTGAGAGAAGATGTGCCTCGCCATATCTGGATCAAAACAACTGCTAAAGGAAATCGTATTGGTAATGGTTCGACTTCGGTAAAAGGCTTACTCAAATCTCAGCATAAGTTGACTCAAGCCAATATTATGCTTCTTCAACAAGCTTCTGTTGAAGATTTTGACGGTCTTGAGGTTAATTTTTCTCCCGCCTCATTCTGGAGTTGGGGCAAAAGAGCCTGTGTTGTTAATGCTGGCAAAAATAATTATCGAGATTCAATTCTTGCTAAACTTGTTAGTGAAGGTTATGAATTAGAAAAGCCAGTCGAGTTAGAAGATCTCGATGATACCAACATCATCAAACAAAAAGTCGTACAGGTGTGTCAAGAAAATTATCGTAGTTTTTGCCAAAAAGTATCGACAGCACCAACCTTATCCGAGCGAGAATTAGAACAGCTCGATTGTCAAAAAGCTAAAACGGAAACTGAAAGATTGGCAGAAAGAAAAGGAAATTTGAATAAACGCTATGGCATTGAGGTGACACCAGAACTGGTAGAAAAAGATGATTCTGGCTGGTATTCTCAGTTACAACTGCATTATTATCTAACTGTCGGCAATATTTATTTAGAGGGACGCGATCGGCGATCGCTTTTACAGATGTCGAAACAGGGTAACGGTAAAGTATTCAAACCCGACATTAATAATCGACAGCTATCAGCACCAATTAAAGCTTTAAAAATTTTATCAATCGAGCAGTTTTTAGAGCCAGAGCGAGAGTTTACCGCGTCCTCTTTAACTGACTGGCTAGAGATGATTATAAGATTTCGGCACGAACTTAAATCTCTGTTAGGTGTAAGTGTCAATCCAGAAAAAGATTCGGCGATCGCAGTGGCTCAAAGAATTCTTAAGCAGCTTGGGTTAAAACTCGAATTTAAATGTTGGCGTGGCGATCGCTCGTCTAAGCAGCGTGTTTATGGTGGCTGTAATGTTGACCCTGACAAAAGAGGTGAGGTTTTTAATAACTGGTTAGCTCGTGAGTCAAGACACGATCGAGATACGGTTCTCACCCTTTCGTAA
- the topA gene encoding type I DNA topoisomerase, whose translation MPKNLLVVESPGKIKKISQILGVNWLIKASIGHFRILANDGEDNLGFDFVGDRISMRFQPKDLKSQKTIEELKEAAGKVAKVFIATDPDREGEVIAWHLWEILKGVNRNIVRVTFAEISANAVNKAIAFPRQLDSHLVDAGLARSLLDKLVGFKGSPLVWNLGAKSIGRVQSAVLHLVCDREKEINNFQPEDYFSVFVKYAEGFRSFYSYGGRASNVTPNESENESELEKPQTESTRIYQRFQAENLVEIAKSCPHKIVRVEQKTTSKNPPPPLITSSLQQESGSKLGLSPDRTMKVAQSLYEKGLITYMRTDSVVLSEEFCDAAKAWLENKDPQNVLEKPRKHQKAKNSQEAHEAIRPSDLSYSSVKLKQEIGDEEFKLYLLIWKRAIASQCRPALIDRTIVLSQSGSVFWQAKGQMVKFIGYAKYWNNLSADSQLPTLLPEQTLELSKAEIESKRTSPPSRYGEPQLVALMEKKGIGRPSTYSSSIKTIKARSYVKISQNKLIPTELGMTVDSFLGKNFADLIDAQFTAGMEASLDEIAQGEKKWQPYLTSWNQTYFSPALALAKLTLPESNRKPKGTTILSEYKCPVCDQNLEQYNYLKENEQKSLLRCCDPKSRNKSNHKQVVFFLTRNDNWWSKKYGELGEPTSQQNLKKKCQSTKKSSPIKLKTQQK comes from the coding sequence ATGCCAAAGAACTTACTAGTCGTCGAAAGTCCAGGAAAAATCAAGAAGATATCGCAGATATTGGGTGTTAACTGGCTCATTAAAGCTAGCATCGGTCATTTTCGCATTTTGGCTAACGATGGGGAAGATAACTTGGGCTTTGATTTTGTTGGCGATCGCATTTCTATGCGGTTTCAGCCAAAAGATCTTAAATCCCAAAAAACAATCGAGGAATTAAAAGAAGCTGCGGGTAAAGTGGCGAAGGTTTTTATCGCCACTGACCCAGATCGCGAAGGAGAGGTAATTGCTTGGCATCTTTGGGAGATTCTTAAAGGTGTCAATCGCAATATTGTTAGAGTAACTTTTGCCGAAATATCCGCAAATGCTGTCAACAAAGCGATCGCCTTTCCTCGTCAGCTCGATTCCCACCTTGTAGACGCGGGTTTGGCTAGATCTTTACTAGATAAATTAGTTGGTTTTAAAGGCTCCCCACTGGTTTGGAATCTGGGAGCCAAAAGCATTGGTCGAGTTCAATCGGCAGTCTTGCATCTTGTTTGCGATCGCGAAAAAGAAATTAATAATTTCCAGCCAGAGGATTATTTTTCTGTTTTCGTAAAATATGCAGAAGGGTTTAGATCTTTCTATAGTTATGGTGGCAGAGCATCCAACGTAACTCCAAATGAATCAGAAAATGAATCAGAACTAGAAAAGCCGCAGACTGAATCTACCAGAATTTATCAACGATTTCAAGCAGAAAATTTGGTTGAAATAGCAAAGAGTTGTCCCCACAAGATCGTTCGAGTCGAGCAAAAAACAACCTCTAAAAATCCTCCTCCTCCTTTGATCACTTCTTCTCTACAACAAGAGTCTGGCTCAAAGTTAGGGCTGAGTCCAGATCGCACTATGAAAGTTGCCCAGTCTCTCTATGAAAAGGGCTTGATCACCTATATGCGAACAGATTCGGTAGTTCTTTCCGAAGAATTTTGTGACGCGGCCAAAGCTTGGCTTGAAAACAAAGATCCGCAAAATGTTTTGGAAAAACCGAGAAAACACCAAAAAGCTAAAAATAGTCAGGAAGCGCATGAAGCCATTCGTCCCAGCGATTTGAGCTATTCCTCTGTTAAACTCAAACAAGAAATAGGGGATGAAGAATTCAAGCTGTATCTCTTAATTTGGAAAAGAGCGATCGCTTCTCAATGTCGTCCAGCTTTAATCGATCGGACTATTGTTTTATCACAATCAGGTTCGGTATTTTGGCAAGCGAAAGGTCAGATGGTTAAATTCATAGGTTATGCCAAATATTGGAATAACCTTAGTGCCGATAGCCAATTGCCTACTCTCTTACCAGAACAAACTCTTGAACTATCTAAAGCTGAAATTGAGTCCAAAAGAACTTCTCCCCCATCACGCTACGGTGAGCCTCAATTGGTAGCTTTAATGGAAAAAAAAGGTATTGGAAGACCCAGCACCTACTCATCATCAATTAAGACGATTAAAGCTCGCTCCTATGTCAAGATTAGCCAGAACAAGCTAATTCCTACCGAACTGGGCATGACAGTGGATTCTTTTCTGGGCAAAAACTTTGCCGATTTGATCGATGCTCAATTCACTGCTGGCATGGAAGCTTCATTGGATGAGATCGCTCAAGGAGAGAAGAAATGGCAACCTTATCTCACTAGCTGGAATCAGACTTATTTTTCCCCAGCCTTAGCGCTCGCCAAACTAACCTTGCCAGAATCTAACCGAAAACCCAAAGGAACTACAATCCTATCGGAATACAAATGTCCCGTCTGCGACCAGAATCTCGAACAATACAATTATCTTAAAGAAAATGAGCAGAAGTCTTTGTTGCGCTGTTGTGACCCAAAATCTAGGAATAAATCTAACCACAAGCAAGTCGTATTTTTTTTAACTCGTAATGATAATTGGTGGAGCAAGAAGTACGGGGAGCTTGGAGAGCCAACATCTCAGCAAAATTTAAAAAAGAAATGTCAGTCTACGAAAAAATCTTCTCCAATCAAATTAAAGACCCAACAAAAATAA
- a CDS encoding DUF3102 domain-containing protein, translating to MKVKNKDKENLVLIVDDEICTSKFRKKDVLRDLELPAEQVLFAANYEEALKLWEKNDIAICYVDYRIPRNNEPYDYQEIKDEWKNKGWGLAFISYLSSLNHNTSIVVYSAYVDKAYLQNQAEEFEDRVTAFYGKPNYQKNYRKQHYLDAIKTLETRKESVFDYHTLDETTQTFIHERTQNIRVLIADNLANSMKIGKYMLDIKAKLEHGQFLGWLNFEFGESFGYHTANRFMTLYDRFKDYNIKDLSNIKISALYNLAKVPDELVEEVINDVKSGKSTINVESSKKLLTEYRKQRKLGNSLSQTEPTEIVEKSTVTNELQIVQAASTAITSAKEQILKVIRQPQKSWNIDQHSVFALEPSSNEFINKLSQTVSLCLSFPPVANWQCPFNSTTQNIFYSHHDDLDNMELLKMVDQAVSLSTDRSDIVVVCYIPHPGILSVIDNLECKAIIVDPDLDKCLELVEFYNQVNSRST from the coding sequence ATGAAAGTTAAAAATAAAGATAAAGAAAATTTAGTTTTAATTGTGGACGACGAAATTTGTACGAGTAAATTTCGCAAAAAAGATGTACTGAGAGATCTTGAGTTACCTGCCGAACAAGTTCTTTTTGCTGCAAATTATGAAGAGGCTTTAAAGCTTTGGGAAAAAAATGACATTGCTATTTGCTATGTCGATTATAGAATTCCCAGAAATAACGAACCTTACGATTATCAAGAAATAAAAGATGAATGGAAAAATAAGGGCTGGGGATTAGCTTTTATATCCTATTTAAGTTCATTAAACCATAATACAAGTATAGTTGTCTACTCAGCTTACGTAGACAAAGCATATCTACAAAATCAAGCTGAAGAATTTGAGGATCGAGTTACTGCATTCTATGGCAAGCCTAATTACCAAAAAAATTATAGAAAACAACATTATTTAGACGCAATCAAAACTCTTGAAACAAGAAAGGAAAGTGTTTTTGACTATCATACTCTAGATGAGACAACTCAAACTTTTATTCATGAGAGAACTCAAAATATTAGAGTTTTAATTGCTGATAACTTAGCTAATTCAATGAAAATTGGAAAGTATATGTTAGATATTAAGGCTAAATTAGAACACGGTCAGTTTCTTGGCTGGCTTAATTTTGAATTTGGAGAAAGTTTTGGTTATCATACTGCCAATAGGTTTATGACACTTTACGATCGATTCAAAGATTATAATATAAAAGATTTGTCTAACATTAAAATTTCCGCACTGTATAATTTAGCAAAAGTACCTGATGAATTAGTAGAAGAGGTCATAAATGACGTTAAATCTGGAAAATCTACTATTAATGTAGAGTCTTCAAAAAAATTATTAACTGAATACAGAAAACAAAGAAAGTTAGGCAACTCTCTTTCTCAAACAGAACCCACAGAAATAGTTGAAAAATCAACTGTAACTAACGAACTTCAGATAGTTCAAGCTGCCTCAACTGCTATTACTTCAGCTAAAGAACAGATACTTAAAGTAATTCGTCAGCCGCAAAAAAGCTGGAATATAGACCAACATTCTGTATTCGCTTTAGAGCCTAGTTCTAACGAGTTTATTAACAAGTTATCTCAAACAGTATCTTTATGCCTTTCTTTCCCCCCTGTTGCTAATTGGCAATGTCCATTTAACAGTACAACACAAAACATTTTTTATAGCCACCATGATGATTTAGACAATATGGAATTACTGAAAATGGTCGATCAAGCAGTTTCTCTATCGACCGATAGATCTGATATTGTCGTGGTATGTTATATCCCGCATCCTGGAATTTTATCAGTTATAGACAATCTTGAATGTAAAGCTATTATCGTCGATCCCGATTTGGATAAATGCTTAGAATTAGTTGAGTTCTACAACCAGGTTAATTCTCGATCTACATGA
- a CDS encoding BamA/TamA family outer membrane protein: MNNSSALARDNSKPKLIKVKRIEFVGNTVFSDSELKKVLTPLPNQPVSLNRLLQLRSEITDFYVNRGYISSGAFLKQQQFKNGVVTIQVVEAKLAQVEIRGRFKLKKSYITSRLPVGEPLNKETLLLSLGKLNDDPAIKKISGELVRLTPNRNNLILDVEENRALTSQLSLNNYFSPSIGGWGGTGSLRYHLLGYGDYLSINYSRTAKSGLVRYGVNYSIPFNFQNGTINFSYSNADSKIVEEPIASAIDIQSDLQLFKLSLRQPVALSRNSNLTFEVAAEHIQTQTLVDDFSFAFTKGLDDGKVTLSALRLGQEFSTKNASNSFVVRSQFNLGVDLLGATVTETGIDGIFWSWQGQGEWIKKIDNIFLVIGANVQLSGDKLLPIEQLSLGGNGSVRGYRENLSIGDNGAIANVEVQIPLFNFANERGVIKIVPFIDAGTIWNNSEETILQDTLVSAGLGLDLELKEWLQAHIDYSVPLVKTDLPKDFSEEAITFNLVFQR, translated from the coding sequence TTGAACAATTCCTCAGCTTTGGCACGGGATAATTCAAAACCAAAATTAATAAAAGTAAAAAGAATCGAGTTTGTGGGAAATACTGTATTTTCCGACTCGGAATTGAAAAAAGTACTTACTCCGTTGCCAAATCAGCCTGTATCTTTAAATAGGCTTCTTCAACTGAGGTCAGAGATCACCGACTTCTATGTCAATCGAGGCTATATCAGTAGTGGGGCATTTTTAAAGCAGCAACAGTTCAAGAATGGAGTTGTCACAATCCAAGTTGTTGAAGCAAAATTAGCGCAAGTGGAAATACGAGGCAGGTTTAAGTTAAAGAAGAGTTATATAACTTCGCGTCTTCCCGTAGGTGAACCTTTAAATAAAGAGACATTACTGTTGTCTTTGGGAAAGTTAAACGACGATCCAGCAATAAAAAAAATAAGCGGCGAGTTAGTTCGGTTGACTCCTAATAGAAATAACTTAATTCTCGATGTTGAAGAAAATAGAGCATTAACTTCACAATTAAGCTTGAATAACTATTTTTCTCCTTCTATAGGAGGTTGGGGAGGGACGGGCAGCTTGAGGTATCACTTACTAGGATATGGAGACTACCTTTCTATTAACTATAGTAGAACTGCCAAAAGTGGGCTAGTTAGATACGGAGTTAATTATAGTATTCCTTTTAACTTTCAAAATGGCACTATAAATTTTAGCTATTCTAATGCCGACTCAAAAATTGTAGAGGAGCCTATAGCTAGTGCTATTGATATCCAGTCAGATTTACAATTGTTTAAATTGAGTTTGAGGCAACCTGTTGCATTAAGCAGGAATAGTAATCTAACATTTGAAGTTGCTGCGGAACATATACAAACACAAACTTTAGTTGATGATTTTTCTTTTGCTTTTACTAAAGGTCTAGACGATGGTAAAGTTACACTTAGCGCTCTACGCTTAGGTCAAGAGTTTTCAACTAAAAATGCTAGTAATTCTTTTGTGGTACGCTCTCAGTTTAATTTAGGAGTAGATTTATTAGGAGCTACAGTTACGGAAACTGGTATAGATGGGATTTTTTGGAGTTGGCAGGGACAAGGGGAATGGATTAAAAAAATTGACAATATTTTTCTGGTTATTGGTGCTAATGTTCAACTAAGTGGTGACAAGCTGCTGCCAATCGAGCAACTTAGCTTAGGAGGCAATGGAAGCGTTCGCGGTTATCGAGAAAATTTGAGCATTGGAGATAATGGGGCGATCGCCAATGTGGAAGTACAAATACCTTTATTTAATTTTGCTAATGAGAGGGGAGTCATCAAGATTGTCCCATTTATAGATGCTGGAACAATTTGGAATAATTCAGAAGAAACAATATTACAAGATACATTAGTTTCTGCTGGACTCGGTTTAGATTTGGAGTTGAAGGAATGGCTTCAGGCTCACATCGATTACAGCGTTCCTTTAGTAAAAACAGATTTGCCTAAAGACTTTTCGGAAGAAGCGATAACTTTTAACTTAGTTTTTCAACGTTAA